The following are encoded in a window of Candidatus Firestonebacteria bacterium RIFOXYD2_FULL_39_29 genomic DNA:
- a CDS encoding peptide chain release factor 3: MSQIDEINKRKTFAIISHPDAGKTTLTEKFLLFAGAIQSAGAVKSNKIQKSTISDFMEIERQRGISVASAVMSFEYKEMNINLLDTPGHKDFAEDTYRTLTAVDSVILVVDSVKGVEEQTEKLMKVCRMRNTPVIIFVNKLDREGGSPFELLDELENKLNIKVRPLSWPISRGSDFKGVYNLHNQNLYLMRSQGKDVIAVSDLKNKLLDEQIGANHAKQLREDMELFDGVYDPFDKFHYLSGTLAPVFFGSALNNFGVKELLDTFVEIAPGPGPMMTESRKVLPEEPAFSGFVFKIHANLDARHRDRIAFFRVCSGKFERNKFYHHVRLGTELRFNTPASFLGQKKELIEEAYPGDVIGLYDKENFKIGDTLTEGEELKFHGIPSFSPEIFKELIHTSMKAKQLEKGIHQLTDEGLAQLFTFTYGRRKIVGTVGQLQFEVIQYRLKHEYGAECRFEPLKFYKACWITSKNPVMFEDFCRFKADSLGYDKDKNLVFFAESEWSLNYFMEKYPDVEFHFTSEFKKG; the protein is encoded by the coding sequence TTGAGCCAAATAGATGAGATAAATAAAAGAAAGACTTTTGCAATAATCAGTCATCCTGACGCAGGGAAAACAACCCTTACGGAGAAGTTTTTGCTTTTCGCGGGGGCAATACAGAGCGCAGGCGCGGTAAAATCAAACAAGATCCAAAAAAGCACAATTTCCGATTTTATGGAAATAGAAAGACAACGAGGAATCTCGGTTGCCTCGGCGGTAATGAGTTTTGAATACAAGGAAATGAATATCAACCTTCTGGATACTCCGGGTCACAAAGATTTTGCAGAAGATACATATCGAACGCTCACAGCAGTTGACAGTGTGATCCTCGTGGTAGACAGTGTCAAAGGCGTGGAAGAGCAGACAGAAAAGCTTATGAAAGTCTGCCGCATGAGAAATACCCCGGTTATTATATTTGTAAACAAACTCGACAGAGAAGGCGGAAGCCCTTTTGAACTCCTTGATGAGCTGGAAAACAAACTTAATATAAAGGTAAGGCCTTTAAGCTGGCCCATAAGCAGGGGTTCCGACTTTAAAGGTGTTTATAACCTCCACAATCAAAACCTTTATCTTATGCGCTCCCAGGGAAAAGATGTTATCGCAGTTTCTGACCTCAAAAACAAATTACTGGACGAACAGATAGGGGCGAACCACGCAAAGCAGTTAAGAGAAGATATGGAGCTCTTTGACGGGGTTTATGATCCCTTCGACAAGTTTCATTATCTTTCGGGTACTCTGGCGCCTGTGTTCTTCGGCAGCGCGCTTAATAACTTCGGAGTTAAAGAACTTCTGGATACGTTTGTCGAAATTGCGCCCGGACCGGGGCCTATGATGACCGAAAGCCGTAAGGTCCTTCCGGAAGAACCGGCTTTCAGCGGTTTTGTTTTCAAGATACACGCAAATCTAGATGCCCGTCACCGGGACCGTATTGCCTTTTTCAGAGTCTGTTCCGGAAAATTCGAAAGGAATAAATTCTACCATCATGTCCGCTTAGGAACAGAACTTCGTTTCAACACCCCCGCAAGCTTTTTAGGACAGAAGAAAGAGCTCATTGAAGAAGCTTACCCCGGAGATGTTATCGGACTGTATGACAAGGAGAATTTTAAGATAGGAGATACTTTAACCGAAGGCGAAGAGCTCAAATTCCACGGAATACCCAGCTTCTCTCCGGAGATATTTAAAGAACTAATCCACACATCCATGAAAGCAAAACAGCTGGAGAAAGGAATCCACCAGCTCACAGATGAAGGTCTGGCTCAGCTCTTCACCTTTACCTATGGCCGCCGCAAGATCGTCGGAACAGTAGGTCAACTACAATTCGAAGTAATTCAATACCGCTTAAAACACGAGTACGGCGCCGAGTGTCGTTTTGAGCCGCTAAAGTTCTACAAAGCCTGCTGGATAACCTCTAAAAACCCGGTAATGTTTGAGGATTTCTGCCGTTTCAAAGCCGACAGTTTGGGCTACGATAAGGATAAGAACCTGGTCTTCTTTGCGGAATCAGAATGGTCCCTCAACTACTTCATGGAAAAGTACCCGGACGTAGAGTTCCATTTCACTTCAGAGTTTAAGAAAGGTTAA
- a CDS encoding NADH-quinone oxidoreductase subunit K, protein MNSLYFYTILIVSLVLFLIGVYGVLTRRNAIGILMAIEIMFNSANINLVAFNKFLNLENSIGIIFPIFIITLAAAETAVGLALILSIYRKLKSVYVEKMDLLKW, encoded by the coding sequence ATGAATAGTCTGTATTTTTATACAATATTAATAGTCAGTCTGGTGCTTTTTTTAATCGGTGTTTACGGCGTATTGACCAGAAGAAATGCTATTGGTATTCTAATGGCGATAGAGATTATGTTTAATTCTGCAAATATTAATCTGGTTGCGTTTAACAAATTTCTTAATTTGGAAAACTCTATCGGGATAATATTTCCGATATTTATTATTACGCTTGCCGCGGCGGAGACTGCAGTCGGGCTGGCTCTTATTCTTTCAATATATAGAAAACTTAAGTCTGTGTATGTTGAGAAAATGGATCTTCTAAAATGGTAG
- a CDS encoding oxidoreductase, which yields MPILTLITFLPLVGAIVILFAPKGKDNLVRWVSAVVTFLTMVLGFYVFFTFNRGTADLQFVERAAWIPSFGISYFMGLDGLSMAMLVLTPFLSFLAAVYSFNIKERVKEYFFFFLLLETGMIGVFVALDFFLFYIFWEITLVPMYFLIGIWGGPRKEYAAIKFFLYTLFGSVVMLLGILALYLSSPITAANPTHTFDIIELSKIHGLTPGFQQYIVYAALFLGFAIKVPIFPFHTWLPDAHVEAPTAVSVILAGVLLKMGTYGLLRISYTILPEATKYFAIPLLILAFINIVYGAFVAMAQKDLKKMIAYSSVNHMGYCLLGMAALSTVGLNGAILQMVTHGIITGALFFLVGVIYDRAHTRDIEGFGGLMTKMPVYAGIMILTCLGSLGLPGLAGFVSEFMCFSGAFSSTVNPVVFKIFTGLSVAGLVITAAYFLIMIQKVFMGPLNPKWKDLPDMTVREYIAIVPLIVLMLLLGVMPLIASGISVESVNSLVALLGVKI from the coding sequence ATGCCGATTTTAACATTAATTACATTCTTACCGCTTGTGGGCGCTATAGTAATACTCTTTGCGCCGAAGGGGAAGGATAACCTAGTGCGCTGGGTCTCAGCTGTTGTCACGTTCCTTACCATGGTGCTCGGTTTCTATGTGTTCTTTACATTTAATAGAGGGACTGCAGACCTTCAGTTTGTTGAAAGAGCAGCCTGGATACCTTCTTTTGGCATCTCTTACTTTATGGGGCTGGACGGCTTGTCGATGGCGATGTTAGTCCTTACTCCTTTTCTGTCGTTTCTTGCTGCGGTATATTCTTTCAATATAAAAGAGAGAGTGAAAGAGTATTTCTTCTTTTTCCTTCTTCTTGAAACAGGAATGATCGGCGTTTTTGTGGCATTAGACTTCTTCCTTTTCTATATATTCTGGGAGATCACTTTGGTACCGATGTATTTCTTGATAGGGATCTGGGGCGGACCGAGAAAAGAGTACGCCGCTATCAAGTTTTTCCTGTATACGTTGTTTGGTTCCGTAGTAATGCTCCTTGGTATACTGGCTCTTTATCTTTCGAGTCCTATTACTGCTGCAAATCCTACACATACTTTTGACATTATTGAATTATCAAAGATTCACGGTCTTACCCCGGGTTTTCAGCAGTATATTGTTTATGCTGCTCTTTTTCTTGGTTTTGCTATCAAAGTCCCGATTTTTCCGTTCCACACCTGGTTGCCGGATGCTCATGTGGAAGCTCCTACCGCAGTTTCTGTAATACTTGCGGGTGTACTCCTTAAGATGGGTACCTATGGACTGCTCCGTATCAGCTATACAATTCTTCCTGAAGCGACTAAATACTTTGCTATTCCGCTTTTAATACTGGCTTTTATAAATATAGTTTACGGTGCGTTTGTCGCCATGGCGCAAAAAGATCTAAAAAAGATGATTGCGTACTCCTCTGTAAATCACATGGGTTATTGTCTTCTCGGTATGGCGGCCTTATCGACCGTAGGTTTAAACGGAGCAATACTTCAAATGGTGACTCACGGAATTATAACCGGGGCGCTCTTCTTTTTAGTCGGTGTTATCTATGATCGCGCGCACACCCGTGATATCGAGGGCTTTGGCGGACTTATGACTAAAATGCCTGTTTATGCAGGTATTATGATTCTGACCTGCCTTGGTTCACTGGGTCTTCCGGGACTCGCCGGTTTTGTCTCTGAATTTATGTGTTTCTCAGGCGCATTTAGTTCTACCGTAAATCCCGTGGTTTTTAAAATATTCACCGGGCTTTCTGTTGCCGGACTTGTTATTACGGCAGCCTACTTTTTGATAATGATACAAAAGGTGTTTATGGGCCCGCTTAACCCGAAATGGAAAGACCTTCCTGATATGACGGTAAGAGAATATATTGCAATTGTGCCTTTGATTGTTCTTATGCTCCTTCTTGGTGTAATGCCTTTAATAGCTTCTGGTATATCTGTTGAAAGCGTTAACTCCCTTGTTGCGCTGCTCGGGGTAAAAATATGA
- a CDS encoding YicC family protein — protein MKSMTGFGRGKNESGNIKYAVEISSVNHKYFDVNYRMASQLIQFQERMKEILRKEIDRGRIDLAIFILEGYKNQRVAINHHLAKEYIRSVNDLKKNLHIKGDITLADVIKLPDIFRVYEEKQVGWDQIKEALEKALSMFVKAREREGGRIKKDFVARINTLKKLLEGIEKTNHKSKGDNKKRIEDKVKSNYKDVKMDAGRVYTEVSLMVEKSDISEEITRLRSHINEFYHIINSKGTKGRKLDFLVQEFLREVNTIGSKCSNSAVSHMVVAFKEELEKIREQVQNVE, from the coding sequence ATGAAAAGCATGACGGGATTTGGCAGGGGGAAGAACGAGTCCGGGAATATTAAATACGCCGTGGAGATAAGCTCGGTAAATCACAAGTATTTTGATGTTAATTATAGGATGGCTTCCCAGCTTATACAGTTTCAGGAGAGAATGAAAGAAATATTAAGAAAAGAAATTGACAGGGGAAGGATTGATCTTGCGATATTTATCCTTGAGGGCTATAAAAATCAAAGAGTTGCCATTAATCATCATCTGGCAAAAGAATATATAAGATCTGTAAATGATTTGAAAAAAAATCTTCATATTAAAGGGGATATTACACTGGCCGATGTAATCAAGCTTCCTGACATATTTAGAGTTTACGAAGAAAAACAGGTAGGCTGGGATCAGATTAAAGAAGCCCTTGAGAAGGCCCTCTCAATGTTTGTGAAAGCGAGAGAGCGTGAAGGGGGAAGAATTAAGAAAGATTTTGTTGCCAGAATTAATACCTTGAAAAAACTCTTAGAGGGTATTGAGAAAACTAACCATAAATCGAAGGGTGACAATAAAAAGCGCATAGAAGATAAAGTAAAAAGCAATTACAAGGATGTTAAAATGGACGCCGGCAGGGTTTACACCGAGGTTTCCCTCATGGTTGAGAAAAGTGATATTTCCGAGGAAATCACGAGACTTAGGAGCCATATTAATGAATTCTACCACATAATAAATTCAAAGGGTACCAAAGGTCGTAAATTGGATTTCCTTGTTCAGGAATTTCTGAGAGAGGTAAATACGATTGGAAGTAAATGCAGTAACAGCGCAGTTTCGCATATGGTGGTTGCTTTTAAAGAAGAACTGGAAAAGATCAGGGAGCAGGTCCAAAATGTTGAATAG
- a CDS encoding guanylate kinase, translating into MLNSKTFNSVVKRAVKPQGLLVVISSPTAVGKTTVCKELVKRGKGLIVNSISATSRLPRKGEQEGLDYFFVGRKFPELIKQDYFLEWEQVHESYYGTPKKYIEEQVAKNKAIILTIDVKGGATIRKKFKNSVLIFLLPPSLEVMKKRLEKRGTETAAQIKVRLNTTVKELEYLKKYDYLVVNDSLNETVKTIESIILAERHCIGKK; encoded by the coding sequence ATGTTGAATAGCAAAACTTTTAATTCAGTTGTTAAGCGAGCCGTGAAGCCGCAGGGTTTACTGGTTGTAATTTCCTCGCCTACGGCAGTCGGGAAGACTACAGTTTGTAAGGAGCTGGTAAAGAGAGGCAAAGGTTTAATTGTTAATTCTATTTCTGCCACCTCCAGGTTGCCCAGAAAAGGAGAGCAGGAAGGTCTGGATTATTTTTTTGTAGGCAGGAAATTTCCGGAACTTATCAAGCAGGATTACTTTTTGGAATGGGAACAGGTCCATGAGAGTTATTATGGTACGCCGAAAAAATATATTGAAGAACAGGTGGCAAAAAATAAAGCGATAATTTTGACGATAGATGTAAAAGGAGGAGCCACAATAAGGAAAAAATTCAAAAATTCAGTCCTGATATTCCTTCTTCCGCCGTCGCTGGAAGTAATGAAAAAACGTCTGGAAAAAAGAGGTACAGAAACTGCGGCGCAGATCAAAGTGCGGCTTAATACTACCGTAAAAGAGTTGGAATATCTTAAAAAGTATGATTATTTAGTGGTTAATGACAGCTTAAATGAAACGGTAAAGACAATTGAAAGCATAATCCTGGCAGAAAGACATTGTATTGGCAAAAAATAA
- a CDS encoding uracil-DNA glycosylase translates to MKETVIVNKNKTKSRIEPVCPVVITKQGKANAKVLKAYFEEIKNCKKCSLCKTRTNFVFGEGSPEAKLIFIGEAPGADEDEQGRPFVGRSGQLLTKIIEAIGFKREEIFILNILKCRPPNNRAPEPEEIKLCIPYLYRQIEILKPKLICTLGNPSTQTLLNTKEGITKLRGRALDWNGIEVVATFHPSACLRNPAYKVDVWKDVKFLRKEYDRLCGSSN, encoded by the coding sequence ATGAAGGAAACGGTAATTGTGAATAAAAATAAAACCAAAAGCAGGATAGAGCCTGTCTGCCCCGTTGTTATTACCAAACAAGGTAAAGCCAATGCAAAAGTTCTAAAAGCTTATTTCGAAGAGATAAAAAACTGCAAAAAATGTTCTCTTTGTAAGACCCGTACTAATTTTGTTTTCGGAGAAGGCAGTCCTGAAGCAAAGCTTATTTTTATCGGGGAAGCTCCCGGCGCGGATGAGGATGAACAAGGAAGGCCTTTTGTCGGGCGGTCAGGGCAGCTTCTTACCAAAATAATAGAGGCAATCGGGTTTAAAAGGGAAGAAATATTTATTTTAAATATCTTAAAATGCCGTCCGCCTAATAACCGGGCGCCGGAACCGGAAGAAATAAAACTTTGTATTCCGTATCTTTACAGGCAAATAGAGATATTAAAACCAAAACTCATCTGTACTCTTGGAAATCCGTCAACTCAGACTTTGTTAAACACTAAAGAAGGAATTACAAAGCTTCGCGGCAGGGCGCTCGACTGGAATGGAATAGAGGTGGTGGCGACTTTTCATCCGTCGGCCTGTCTTAGGAATCCTGCTTATAAGGTGGATGTATGGAAAGATGTAAAATTCCTAAGGAAAGAATATGACCGTCTATGCGGAAGTAGCAATTAA
- a CDS encoding primosomal protein N', which produces MTVYAEVAINAPSGKTFHYIVPEYLASKLNLFQRVIIPLGFRKTTGFVVSFPKESTIKGLKEIIGLYDPFPVIAQPLFSLANWISKEYCASLGLTLHAMYPGKLKYFPTRKKEWQPECGLIIRNGKNEVSGIEAPLSDRVDYYLKEIENILQEKETVLLLVPEVAHIETFAAQIEERCKSPVIRFSSRLSHGAAFEALKGMLYPFPKVIVATRQAAFLPINGLSTIIVEEENSSAYESDETPRFSTVSAVLKRGELEGLKVLLGSYSLSLNAVNKYPVVLRKSQDYACLELVDFYDKNKVISFKLDNAFKEALKNGGRGVLLATRKGFSTSLRCNDCGETVKCEKCGVGVTIHKEDNTIRCRYCGKKSKIPDSCSSCKGILLYAAGLGVEKAAQEIKKTLKYVPMERIDSELLTKGSEKKAALKRFVDGKTEIIVGTQLAMPYVREMKKGVVGLLGFDYVTNLPSFDSTEKALELVLSILDASNPGVKVFVQVMKKENRIMEALIKKEVEKFKNEELKMREVLKYPPFYRLGEILISGKTEEEAGVRAVEFMDCLARKGDKNVEVLGPIPACLPSKKGKAVQILVKGKTGVSEAVSYAIALLEKKYTNVRKCLDVTIK; this is translated from the coding sequence ATGACCGTCTATGCGGAAGTAGCAATTAATGCCCCTTCGGGGAAAACTTTTCACTATATAGTACCGGAATACCTTGCCTCTAAGCTTAACTTATTTCAAAGAGTAATAATACCCCTTGGTTTCCGTAAAACAACGGGTTTTGTGGTGTCTTTCCCTAAAGAAAGTACAATTAAAGGGTTAAAAGAAATAATCGGGCTTTATGATCCGTTTCCTGTAATTGCACAGCCTCTTTTCTCGCTCGCAAATTGGATCTCAAAAGAGTATTGCGCTTCGTTAGGACTTACCCTGCATGCCATGTATCCGGGAAAATTGAAATATTTCCCGACGAGAAAAAAAGAGTGGCAGCCGGAATGCGGACTTATAATCAGGAACGGGAAAAATGAAGTAAGCGGGATTGAAGCTCCCCTTTCTGACCGGGTTGATTACTATCTGAAAGAAATAGAAAATATTTTACAGGAGAAAGAGACTGTACTCCTTCTTGTTCCGGAAGTTGCACACATAGAGACCTTTGCGGCACAAATTGAAGAGCGGTGTAAGTCACCTGTTATCCGTTTTAGTTCGCGGCTCAGTCATGGCGCAGCTTTTGAAGCGCTCAAAGGGATGCTTTATCCTTTTCCGAAGGTTATTGTTGCAACCAGGCAGGCGGCATTTCTTCCTATAAACGGGCTTTCGACTATCATTGTGGAGGAGGAGAACTCTTCCGCGTATGAAAGTGATGAAACTCCGAGGTTTTCAACGGTTTCTGCGGTACTTAAGAGGGGTGAACTTGAAGGGTTAAAAGTACTTCTGGGGTCATACTCTCTTTCTCTGAACGCGGTGAATAAGTATCCTGTTGTTCTGAGAAAGTCACAAGACTATGCCTGTCTTGAACTGGTTGATTTCTATGATAAAAATAAAGTGATATCTTTCAAGCTGGATAATGCTTTCAAAGAAGCTTTGAAAAACGGGGGCCGTGGTGTTTTACTCGCAACCCGCAAGGGTTTTTCCACTTCACTCCGTTGTAATGATTGCGGGGAAACGGTTAAATGTGAAAAATGCGGTGTCGGTGTGACTATTCATAAAGAGGATAATACCATCCGGTGCCGTTACTGCGGTAAAAAAAGTAAGATACCTGACAGCTGTTCGTCTTGCAAAGGAATTTTGCTTTATGCCGCGGGGCTTGGTGTTGAAAAAGCTGCCCAGGAGATAAAGAAGACTCTGAAATATGTCCCGATGGAGAGGATAGATTCTGAACTTTTAACCAAGGGGTCGGAAAAGAAGGCCGCTTTAAAAAGATTTGTTGATGGGAAAACTGAAATCATCGTCGGGACTCAGTTGGCGATGCCTTATGTGAGAGAGATGAAAAAGGGAGTCGTGGGGCTTCTTGGTTTTGATTATGTAACAAATCTTCCTTCGTTTGATTCCACGGAAAAAGCTCTGGAACTCGTACTTTCTATTTTGGATGCTTCAAATCCGGGCGTAAAGGTGTTTGTCCAGGTGATGAAAAAAGAAAACAGGATAATGGAAGCACTCATTAAAAAGGAAGTAGAAAAGTTTAAGAACGAAGAGCTTAAAATGCGGGAAGTGCTGAAATATCCGCCGTTTTACCGGCTGGGCGAGATCCTGATTTCAGGGAAAACCGAAGAAGAAGCAGGAGTGAGAGCAGTAGAATTTATGGATTGCCTGGCAAGAAAAGGGGATAAGAATGTTGAAGTTTTAGGTCCTATCCCTGCCTGCCTCCCGTCAAAAAAAGGCAAAGCCGTGCAGATACTGGTCAAGGGTAAAACCGGAGTCAGCGAAGCGGTATCTTATGCTATTGCTCTTCTTGAGAAAAAATATACAAATGTAAGAAAATGCTTGGATGTTACAATAAAGTAA